Proteins encoded within one genomic window of Glycine soja cultivar W05 chromosome 1, ASM419377v2, whole genome shotgun sequence:
- the LOC114414411 gene encoding phosphatidylinositol 4-phosphate 5-kinase 4-like, which translates to MHQKKSEVQIGKESVGVSSDFNPQFQKHPYHRHQQFYPQIEIDISPSLPPQQHNTAPQRTTPPSLSKQKHIFKPQNAAFFSVTVAAKSAAFRMLRRVRRQRALLLLAIPLLYLYFLVSRSFLLDLLSAIAFSAALVFSLNLAFPLPFRSIRLKAAKNSASRPAAALPVFWTIGSRQKTEKRAAASGCWVQVFGNGDVYEGEFHRGKCSGSGVYYYSRSGRYEGDWVDGKYDGYGVETWARGSRYRGCYWQGLRHGFGVYRFYTGDVYAGEWSNGQSHGCGVHTCEDGSRYVGEFKWGVKHGHGHYHFRNGDTYAGEYFADKMHGFGIYRFANCHRYEGAWHEGRRQGLGMYTFRNGETQSGHWQNGVLDILSTQNTTSPVSPVGVYHSKVLNAVQEARQAAEKAYDMAKVDEGVNRAVAASNRAANAARVAAVKAVQKQNYHVNSESFSIPVV; encoded by the exons ATGCATCAGAAGAAATCAGAGGTTCAGATCGGGAAAGAAAGCGTAGGCGTCTCTTCCGATTTCAATCCGCAATTCCAAAAACACCCCTACCACCGCCACCAGCAATTCTACCCCCAAATCGAAATCGACATATCCCCCTCCCTCCCACCACAGCAACACAACACCGCGCCGCAGCGAACCACccccccttctctctccaaACAGAAGCATATTTTCAAGCCCCAGAATGCCGCCTTCTTCTCCGTCACCGTCGCCGCGAAGAGCGCCGCGTTCCGCATGCTGCGGCGCGTGAGGCGCCAGCGCGCGTTGCTCCTGCTCGCGATCCCGCTCCTCTATCTCTACTTCCTCGTCTCGCGCTCGTTCCTCCTCGACCTCCTCTCCGCCATCGCGTTCTCCGCCGCGCTCGTGTTCTCTCTTAACCTCGCTTTCCCTTTGCCGTTCCGCTCGATTCGCCTCAAGGCGGCCAAGAATTCTGCCTCCCGTCCCGCGGCGGCGCTGCCTGTGTTCTGGACGATCGGGTCGCGGCAGAAGACGGAGAAGCGCGCGGCAGCGTCGGGGTGCTGGGTGCAG GTGTTTGGGAACGGAGACGTTTACGAAGGGGAGTTTCACCGAGGGAAGTGTTCGGGGAGTGGGGTGTATTATTACAGCAGGAGCGGGAGGTACGAGGGTGATTGGGTAGATGGAAAGTACGATGGGTATGGGGTGGAAACGTGGGCGCGCGGGAGCCGCTACCGCGGGTGTTACTGGCAGGGGCTGAGGCACGGGTTTGGGGTGTATAGGTTTTACACCGGGGATGTGTATGCTGGAGAGTGGTCCAATGGACAGAGCCACGGGTGTGGGGTTCACACGTGCGAGGATGGGAGTCGGTATGTTGGGGAGTTTAAGTGGGGGGTTAAGCATGGCCATGGGCATTACCATTTCAG AAATGGAGATACATATGCGGGTGAATACTTTGCAGACAAGATGCATGGTTTTGGCATATATCGTTTTGCGAATTGCCATCGTTATGAAGGAGCCTGGCATGAAGGCAGAAGGCAAGGACTTGGAATGTATACATTTAGAAATGGTGAAACCCAATCTGGTCACTGGCAAAATGGAGTCCTTGACATTCTAAGCACACAGAACACCACTTCTCCAGTTTCTCCAGTTGGTGTCTATCATTCCAAAGTACTCAATGCAGTGCAG gaaGCAAGACAAGCCGCAGAGAAAGCCTATGATATGGCCAAGGTAGATGAAGGGGTGAACAGAGCTGTAGCAGCTTCTAATAGAGCAGCCAATGCAGCTAGAGTAGCTGCTGTAAAAGCTGTGCAAAAACAGAATTATCATGTTAACAGTGAAAGCTTCTCAATTCCTGTTGTGTAA